AACTGCGCCGGGCGGTGGCCCCGCTGACCGTGCCGCTGCAGCTGCTCAGCAACGACACCGCGCTGCCCACCGAGATCCGCCGCTACATGCGCGATGTCGCCGACCATCACACCGTGGTCGCCGAGCACATCCGCGATTTCGACGAGGCGCTGAGCTCACTGATCAACGCCGCCCTGGCGAAGGTCGGCGTGCAGCAGAACACCGATATGCGCAAGATCTCGGCCTGGGCCGCGATGGCGGCGGTGCCGACCATGATCGCCGGCATCTACGGTATGAACTTCCAGCACATGCCGGAACTGTCGTGGACCTACGGCTATCCGCTCGTGCTGGTGGTCATCGTCACGATCTGCAGCGGGCTGTTCATGGTCTTCCGGCACAACGACTGGCTGTAGCCGATCACAGCGCCGCGGCCGCCCGGTACGGATCGCGCACATCGATACCCGCCTCGTCCCAGGCGTCGCGCAACGCCGTCGCGCCACGGATGCGCACCCACGCCGCCTCGGTCGCGGTGATCGGCGCCGCCGACAGGAATCGCACCGGCTCGGCGGGTTCCGGCAACGGCACCGGCGGAACCGGCGCGGCACCCAGCAATGCCGCGGTGAACGGCGCGTTGTGCCACAACGGTTCGCCGAGATCGAGCAGCGCATCCTCTTGCAGCACAACACCTTCCACCGCGGGCGCGGCGATCAGGACGCCGAGCGCACGAGTCAGGCCGGAGTGCGCGCCGGGACCGCCGCGCAGGGTCAGCACCAGTTCCGCGCGCGGGCCGCGTTCCGGATCCGCCACGGCCGCAGCCGCATCCGTCATCGGATGGCGGCTGCCGCCGAGCGTCACGTAGTGGACGTGGTCGCCGTCGCGGACCCGCAGGATCTCGATCGGCTCCAGCCCCAGGAAGGTCACCGAGGCCGAATCCGCCGACGGCGCACCGTAATACGACAACACCGCGGCCCGTACCCGGTCGAGGACCTGCATGCGACTACAGGGCCAGCCGGGCCAGCATGTCGCGCGCCTGCTCGGCCGCCTTCGGCTCGCACAACACGTCGTAACGGCCGGCCACCAACTGCATGGTGGACGCGAAATCGCGCTGGCCGCGGGTGGCGGCGTAGGGGATGGAGGTGGAGATCACGCCGAAGATCACACCGCCGATCAGGCCCACGACCAGCGGGCCGAGGGCGCCGCCGGAGGTGAACAGGCTCAGCAGCAGACCCAGGAACAATCCCAGCCAGGCGCCGGACACCATGCCCCCGCCGATGACCTTGCCCCAGGTGAGCCGGTACAGCACCCGCTCGACCTGCATGAGGTCGACGCCGACGATGGTCACGTTCTCGACCGGGAACTGATTGTCGGCCAGATAGTCGACGGCCTTCTGCGCCTCGGCGTAGGTCGGGTAGGAGCCGACCGGCCACCCCGACGGCGGCGTCGGCAGGCCCGCCCGATTGCGATTCGCGTTGCCCAAGGGATTGGTCATAACACGGACATCCTAGTCCTGCCGATCGCTGTGCGGCGGTTCGAACGCGGTCGTGCGCGTCATGCCCGCCGCCCGGCCCTTCGCCGCGATCACCTGCGCCATCTTGGCGCTCGCCTCGTCGATCATCTCGTCGCCGAGCATCACCGCGCCGCGGGCGCCGCCGGCGTCGGAGGTGTGATGGGCGTACGCGTCCAGGATCTGTTCGGCGTGATCGTAATCCGCCTGCCGCGGGCTGAAGATCTCGTTCGCGGCGTCGATCTGGGTCGGGTGCAGCACCCACTTCCCGTCGAAACCGAGTGCGGCCGTGCGCCCCGCGGCGCGCCGGAAGCCGTCGAGATCCCGGATCTGCAGGTACGGGCCGTCGATGGCCTGCAGGCCGTGGGCGCGCGCGGCGAGCAGGATGGTCATCAGGATGTGGTGGTAGGCGTCGCCGGGTTCGTAACCCTCCGGCTGCTCACCCACGACCAGGGTGCGCATGTTGATACTGGCCATGAAGTCGGCCGGCCCGAACACCAGGGTCTGCACCCGCGGCGAGGCGGTGGCGATCGCATCGATGTTGCGCAGCCCCAGCGCATTCTCGATCTGCGGCTCGATACCGATACTGCCCGGCGCCAGGCCGCCGGCCTTCTCCAGTTGCGTCAGCAGCAGATCCAGGGCGCGGACCTGACCGGCGTCGGTCACCTTCGGCAGCAGGATCGCGTCCAGTTCCCGGCCGGCGCCCTCGACGACCGCGATCACGTCGGCATAGGTCCACTGGGTGGTCCAGTCGTTGACCCGCACCACCCGGATCTGCTCACCCCAGCCCGGGGAGACGAGGGCGGCAACGATGTTCGCCCGCGCGGCGGCCTTGGCCGCGGGTGCGACGGCATCCTCCAGATCGAGGAAGATCTCGTCCGCGGCGAGTCCCTTGGCCTTCTCGATCATGCGGGGATTGCTGCCCGGGACGGCGAGCACCGAACGTCGCGTGGCGGGACTCGTGCGGCGTGTCGTCATGAGATTTGCTCCTGAGGTCGGGATTGCTCGGACGGCGCTCCCAGCCTGGCAGATCCGTTGCGACGGTCCCGAACGGACCCCGAACAGAGGGCGACTGACCGCAAATGTCGACAACAACAAGCTGACTCATGGGTAACCTGGAGCACGTTGCTCGCGAGCAGTCGGTATCGATCCCGGTTTTCCGGGGACTCGGACCACAGCTCTCACGACTACGAGGGGTTGGTGCGTCGATGCGAATATCTGGTCCAGTAACCGTATCGGCGCTCGTGGTGGCAGGTCTGCTGGCTTCCGGTTCCGCGGTGCACGCGCCCGCGAACTCCGGAACCCACCCCGTCGCTGCGCCTTCCGCGATCACCGCCGACGACGCCGATTCGGTGGGCCTGGTGCCCGCCGCCCCCGAGCCGCCGCGCAAACTGCGCGCGCTCGGCCCCGCACAGGGTGTCCCGCTGTTCGGCGGAACCGTTCCGCTGCACGACATCTCGCTGCCCGGTGGCGGCGCGCTCGGTATCCCGGAGATCGTGCTGGCCGCGTACCGCAATGCCGAACTGGCCCTGCAGTCCTCGATGCCGAACTGCGGTATCACCTGGCATCTGCTGGCGGGTATCGGAAAAGTGGAGTCCAATCACGCGGCGGGTGGCCGCACCGACGCCAACGGCACCACCATCGGCGTGATCTACGGTCCGCCGCTGGACGGCACCCTGGCCGGTAACGAGGTCATCCAGGCCGCGGACGGCAGTTATGTGCGGGCCATCGGGCCCATGCAGTTCCTGCCCGGCACCTGGGCGCACTACGCCTCCGACGGCCGCGGCGACGGACATCCGGACCCCAACAACGTCTTCGACGCGGCGCTGGCCGCCGGGAAGTATCTGTGCACGGGCGGGCTGGATCTGCGCGATCCGCAGCAGCAGTTGCGAGCGGTGCTGCGCTACAACAACTCTCTCGCCTATGCGGCGCAGGTGCTGAGCTGGTCGAACGCCTACGCCACCGGTGGCGTGCCGACCCAGGTTCCGATCTCCCCCGATCTGATCCCGCCGGGCTCGCAGTCCGTCGGCCCGGACATCCTGGCGGTCAACACCAGCATCCCGACCACCGGCGATCGGCCGTCGGCCACCTCTCCGGTCGCGCCGGCCCCGACGCCGACGCCGGTGATGATCGTCATCCCGGGTCTGCCGCCGATCCCGTGCGGCATCTTCTGCCCGCCGCCGCGCCCGAATCCCTGTGACCCCGCGGCGGTTCCGGCGACGCCGGATCCGGACGACCCGGCACTGGGCGCCCGGCGCTGGTCGCCCGGCGGCGCGGTGACGACCACCGATATGCCCGCGGCCACCGACGCTCCGCAGGCGCCCGGTGCGAAACCCGGCGTCGCGCCGGGCCGTCCGGATCAGAACGCCGATCCGGCCGCCGTGGACCCGAACGCACCGCAGCAGCCCGCATCCTGTGTGCAGACCGATCAGGCCGGTGCGCCGGGTGCGCCCGGCGCCGCGAATCCGCAACCGGCGCAACCGCAGGCGCCGAGCAAGACCCCGGAGCCGGGGCCGATGTCGGACGACGCTCCCGCACCGCCGGCGGACCCGTCGACGCCGCCGCCCCCGCCCGCGATCACCCTGCCGTTCGGCATCACGATCCCGCTGCCGGTCCCGCCGCAGCCGCAGCCGTAACCCCCTCGTCCGGTTCCAACCTCCTTGTCCGGCACGGAGATCAACAAACCGGAAAGACGGTCACGAAGGAGTAACGAAAGCGTCTCGGATGCGGTAATCTCGACTCGTTGCGTTGATAGACGCTCGCAGCGAGCAGAGAAGAGCCACACCGTGGGACGTCACAGCAAACCGCCGGCCCGGCGCACTTCCGTCAATCCCGTTCTCGCCCTGACCGGCTTGGTTCCCGCGGGCGTGGTCGCCGTCAGCGCGGCCGCCACCACCGAGGCGAATACCGGCGAATTCGCGGCTATGAGCGCCCCGCAGCAGGTCGCGGGCGATGCCGAGACCGTTGCTGCCGAGGCGCGACTGTCCGCCGCGGCCGCCGACGGTCACCTCGCCGCCGACGACGCCCTGATGCACGTGGCCCGCCACCCCGGCAAGCCGACGGTGCGCAGCAACTCACTGCCGGAGAACCGGGTCGCCGCCACCACCGTGGCCGGGCCGCTGGGCATGCCCGGCGTGGCCTTCGCCGCCTACACCAACGCCGAACGGGTGCTGGCGCAGGAGAATCCGGACTGCCACATGTCCTGGTCGCAGCTGGCCGGTATCGGCCAGATCGAATCGCACCACGGCTACGGCCGACTCGACGAGAACGGCTACCCGATCAACCCGGTCTACGGCCCGGTGCTGGACGGCAGCCTCGGCGGCAACCAGGTCGTCAACGCGACCGACGGCGGCGAGCTCGACGGTATGTCCACCTACGCCCGCGCGGTCGGCCCCATGCAGTTCCTGCCGAGCACCTACCGCAAGTTCGCGGCCGACGGCAAAGGCGACGGCACCTCCGATCCGCAGAACA
This DNA window, taken from Nocardia sp. BMG111209, encodes the following:
- a CDS encoding lytic transglycosylase domain-containing protein: MAGLLASGSAVHAPANSGTHPVAAPSAITADDADSVGLVPAAPEPPRKLRALGPAQGVPLFGGTVPLHDISLPGGGALGIPEIVLAAYRNAELALQSSMPNCGITWHLLAGIGKVESNHAAGGRTDANGTTIGVIYGPPLDGTLAGNEVIQAADGSYVRAIGPMQFLPGTWAHYASDGRGDGHPDPNNVFDAALAAGKYLCTGGLDLRDPQQQLRAVLRYNNSLAYAAQVLSWSNAYATGGVPTQVPISPDLIPPGSQSVGPDILAVNTSIPTTGDRPSATSPVAPAPTPTPVMIVIPGLPPIPCGIFCPPPRPNPCDPAAVPATPDPDDPALGARRWSPGGAVTTTDMPAATDAPQAPGAKPGVAPGRPDQNADPAAVDPNAPQQPASCVQTDQAGAPGAPGAANPQPAQPQAPSKTPEPGPMSDDAPAPPADPSTPPPPPAITLPFGITIPLPVPPQPQP
- a CDS encoding lytic transglycosylase domain-containing protein, whose amino-acid sequence is MGRHSKPPARRTSVNPVLALTGLVPAGVVAVSAAATTEANTGEFAAMSAPQQVAGDAETVAAEARLSAAAADGHLAADDALMHVARHPGKPTVRSNSLPENRVAATTVAGPLGMPGVAFAAYTNAERVLAQENPDCHMSWSQLAGIGQIESHHGYGRLDENGYPINPVYGPVLDGSLGGNQVVNATDGGELDGMSTYARAVGPMQFLPSTYRKFAADGKGDGTSDPQNIFDASLTAGKYLCDGGLDMNDPAQQSRAIMRYNHSMAYVANVMAWETAYREGVGPAAANNRM
- a CDS encoding suppressor of fused domain protein, with amino-acid sequence MQVLDRVRAAVLSYYGAPSADSASVTFLGLEPIEILRVRDGDHVHYVTLGGSRHPMTDAAAAVADPERGPRAELVLTLRGGPGAHSGLTRALGVLIAAPAVEGVVLQEDALLDLGEPLWHNAPFTAALLGAAPVPPVPLPEPAEPVRFLSAAPITATEAAWVRIRGATALRDAWDEAGIDVRDPYRAAAAL
- a CDS encoding general stress protein, which codes for MTNPLGNANRNRAGLPTPPSGWPVGSYPTYAEAQKAVDYLADNQFPVENVTIVGVDLMQVERVLYRLTWGKVIGGGMVSGAWLGLFLGLLLSLFTSGGALGPLVVGLIGGVIFGVISTSIPYAATRGQRDFASTMQLVAGRYDVLCEPKAAEQARDMLARLAL
- a CDS encoding CoA ester lyase; this encodes MTTRRTSPATRRSVLAVPGSNPRMIEKAKGLAADEIFLDLEDAVAPAAKAAARANIVAALVSPGWGEQIRVVRVNDWTTQWTYADVIAVVEGAGRELDAILLPKVTDAGQVRALDLLLTQLEKAGGLAPGSIGIEPQIENALGLRNIDAIATASPRVQTLVFGPADFMASINMRTLVVGEQPEGYEPGDAYHHILMTILLAARAHGLQAIDGPYLQIRDLDGFRRAAGRTAALGFDGKWVLHPTQIDAANEIFSPRQADYDHAEQILDAYAHHTSDAGGARGAVMLGDEMIDEASAKMAQVIAAKGRAAGMTRTTAFEPPHSDRQD